One genomic window of Luteitalea pratensis includes the following:
- a CDS encoding LPXTG cell wall anchor domain-containing protein — protein sequence MTRAMTRVMFGGALLSLVSAVAVAQPTSTSQTSTKGAATARTQTLSGTVIQVDGNTVAVKMASGEVRMFTPPPDRRFIVDGKELRVDQLAVGTRLKATVTETSTPVTDRTVQSLEGRVWYAAGPTVILTLPNGQNRQYTVAADSPVKFTDGDNKPITVFDLRKDMLVKAVKITEAQRVELASNVAVTGTAPTAAGAASAPKSGASAAAPAAAAPAAAPAAAAPAGASAGASAAPAKTLPKTATQLPLLGLTGIASLLTGLSLTVRRRRANR from the coding sequence ATGACACGCGCAATGACTCGGGTGATGTTCGGTGGTGCACTCCTCTCGCTGGTGTCGGCAGTGGCCGTGGCCCAGCCGACGTCGACGTCGCAGACCTCGACGAAGGGAGCCGCGACCGCCAGGACGCAGACCCTGAGCGGGACTGTGATCCAGGTGGACGGCAATACGGTGGCGGTGAAGATGGCATCCGGCGAAGTGCGGATGTTCACGCCCCCGCCCGACCGCCGCTTCATCGTCGACGGCAAGGAACTCAGGGTCGACCAGTTGGCGGTGGGCACGCGACTGAAGGCCACGGTCACGGAGACGTCCACGCCGGTGACCGATCGCACGGTGCAGTCGCTCGAAGGGCGGGTCTGGTATGCGGCCGGTCCGACCGTGATCCTGACCTTGCCCAACGGCCAGAACCGCCAGTACACGGTCGCGGCTGATTCCCCGGTGAAGTTCACCGATGGCGACAACAAACCGATCACCGTGTTCGACCTCCGCAAGGACATGCTTGTCAAGGCGGTGAAGATCACGGAAGCGCAGCGCGTCGAACTGGCGAGCAACGTGGCCGTGACCGGCACGGCCCCGACGGCCGCGGGTGCGGCTTCGGCTCCCAAGTCGGGGGCGTCCGCGGCGGCGCCAGCAGCGGCGGCGCCAGCGGCGGCGCCAGCAGCAGCGGCGCCAGCGGGAGCGTCCGCGGGGGCGTCCGCTGCGCCGGCAAAGACGCTGCCCAAGACGGCGACCCAGCTGCCGCTGCTGGGCCTCACCGGGATCGCGTCACTGTTGACCGGACTGTCACTCACGGTCCGTCGTCGTCGCGCGAACCGCTAA
- a CDS encoding class D sortase, which yields MASPVEDPHPVTDAAPRTRRSFAAAEPAAWLIGVACVVTFGVLHVDRVLGARYEVARFAALQAREPLTTSTPDLTLWEPKRIAAWRSALRTPGPASIGVLRIPKFGLEVPVLPGTDEVTLDRGVGHIDDTAVPGTDGNIGIAGHRDGFFRGLKDIGVGDVIELETHHGKEVYRVQRTWVVSPDDVSVLDATPTRSLTLVTCYPFYFVGPAPERFIVRAERP from the coding sequence ATGGCTTCGCCTGTTGAAGATCCGCATCCAGTCACGGATGCCGCGCCACGCACACGGCGGAGCTTTGCCGCGGCTGAACCCGCCGCGTGGCTGATCGGCGTGGCGTGCGTCGTCACTTTCGGTGTGCTGCACGTCGACCGCGTCCTCGGAGCCCGGTATGAAGTGGCCCGGTTTGCGGCGCTGCAGGCACGGGAACCGCTCACCACGTCGACGCCGGATCTGACGCTCTGGGAGCCCAAGCGCATCGCTGCCTGGCGCAGTGCCCTACGGACGCCCGGTCCGGCATCGATCGGCGTCCTGCGGATCCCGAAGTTCGGCCTCGAGGTGCCGGTGCTGCCGGGCACCGACGAGGTCACCCTCGATCGCGGTGTCGGCCACATCGACGACACGGCGGTGCCAGGCACGGACGGCAATATCGGCATTGCGGGCCACCGTGACGGTTTCTTCCGGGGCCTGAAGGACATTGGCGTCGGCGACGTCATCGAACTCGAGACCCACCACGGAAAGGAGGTCTACCGCGTCCAGCGTACCTGGGTCGTGTCGCCCGACGATGTCTCGGTGCTCGACGCCACGCCCACCCGTTCGCTGACGCTGGTCACGTGCTACCCGTTCTATTTCGTTGGCCCGGCCCCCGAACGGTTCATCGTGCGGGCCGAGCGCCCCTGA
- the aqpZ gene encoding aquaporin Z, whose translation MVSKFSAELLGTFWLVLGGCGSAVLAAAFPDVGIGLHGVSLAFGLTVVTGAYAFGPISGGHFNPAVSIGLWAGGRFPTALLLPYIVAQVVGGVVGAGVLYLIASGKADFSLAGGFASNGYGAHSPGGYSLAAGLISEVVMTFMFLLVILNTTHKRAPVGFAGLAIGLALTLIHLISIPVTNTSVNPARSTATALFVGGWAIQQLWLFWLAPVIGAALAGVTHTLVLEGPAEEPPVSGRAGR comes from the coding sequence GTGGTTTCTAAGTTCTCTGCCGAGCTGCTCGGCACGTTCTGGCTCGTTCTCGGAGGGTGCGGCAGCGCGGTGCTCGCCGCCGCGTTCCCGGACGTCGGCATCGGATTGCATGGCGTGTCCCTGGCGTTCGGGCTCACCGTGGTCACCGGGGCATACGCGTTCGGCCCGATCTCCGGAGGGCATTTCAATCCGGCCGTGTCGATCGGCCTGTGGGCGGGGGGCCGCTTTCCGACGGCCCTGCTGTTGCCGTACATCGTCGCGCAGGTGGTTGGTGGTGTCGTCGGCGCCGGCGTGTTGTACCTGATCGCGAGTGGCAAAGCGGACTTCAGCTTGGCCGGAGGGTTTGCCTCCAATGGCTACGGCGCGCACTCGCCCGGCGGCTATTCCCTGGCCGCGGGGCTGATCTCCGAAGTCGTGATGACGTTCATGTTCCTGCTGGTCATCCTCAACACCACGCACAAGCGCGCCCCGGTGGGGTTCGCAGGACTCGCCATCGGCCTCGCCCTGACGCTGATCCACCTGATCAGCATTCCGGTGACAAACACGTCGGTGAACCCGGCACGCAGCACAGCCACGGCGCTCTTCGTCGGGGGCTGGGCCATTCAGCAGCTTTGGCTGTTCTGGCTGGCTCCGGTGATTGGCGCCGCATTGGCGGGCGTCACCCACACGCTGGTCCTCGAAGGTCCCGCCGAAGAACCTCCGGTGAGCGGACGCGCCGGCCGCTAG
- a CDS encoding S8 family serine peptidase — protein sequence MARHVLDIFLSSTSEDLKDYRRTVADTLGRLGQFVVRMETFGAKPNKPLPECRQEVARSDALIVIVGHRYGWVPTKKDGGDGRRSITWWEVQWALDTNKPVYAFLIDPTTPWTGAREQDRLVRAGSEAETLGVWRDVRSLADFRKFLENSTTRDVFTTPDQLGLVVATSLFPWLLEHASPVRPVAPGDLTAASVVPSDRPRPAARGRDGVAGRVNQRHQQLYWLEQLHVGSARELIADPKPVRVAIIAGRPRESHAALTSVSITSVATDGRASANTPDDYTTVLSALIAGAGDDFEGVAPGAELLTISVLDENYTSTNASIASAIDRAVLGGARVLCLSLGSAKESQVITNAITDAVEAGLIVVAAAGNQGSETRIYPAALESVLAVGAVGIDGEPTQWTSHGDWVDIMAPGDVLVPSGADGYAQMQGTSWACAIVSGVVALLLQVDPTLKPAAIRKLLTDTAHATRSDKAGARVVDAYRAVRGALQPASQADRPAVRKPAAGSGGVRKVTRRRVAALR from the coding sequence ATGGCGAGACACGTGCTGGACATCTTTCTCTCCTCGACCTCCGAGGACCTGAAGGATTACCGTCGTACCGTCGCCGACACCCTCGGGCGCCTCGGACAGTTCGTCGTCAGGATGGAGACGTTCGGTGCCAAACCGAACAAGCCGCTGCCGGAGTGTCGGCAGGAAGTGGCCAGATCGGACGCGCTCATCGTCATCGTCGGCCATCGGTACGGCTGGGTGCCGACCAAGAAGGACGGCGGCGACGGCAGGCGAAGCATCACCTGGTGGGAAGTGCAGTGGGCCCTCGACACGAACAAGCCGGTCTACGCCTTCCTGATCGACCCGACGACACCATGGACCGGCGCCAGGGAACAGGATCGCCTCGTGCGGGCGGGCTCGGAAGCCGAGACGCTCGGTGTCTGGCGCGACGTCCGCAGCCTCGCGGACTTCCGCAAGTTCCTCGAGAATTCGACGACGCGTGACGTGTTCACCACGCCCGATCAGCTCGGCCTGGTCGTGGCGACGAGCCTGTTTCCGTGGCTCCTCGAGCATGCCAGTCCGGTGCGGCCGGTGGCGCCCGGGGATCTGACGGCGGCAAGCGTCGTGCCTTCGGATCGACCACGTCCCGCGGCACGCGGTCGCGACGGGGTCGCGGGTCGAGTCAATCAGCGCCACCAACAGTTGTACTGGCTCGAACAGTTGCATGTGGGCAGCGCCCGTGAGCTCATTGCCGATCCGAAACCCGTTCGGGTGGCGATCATTGCCGGCCGCCCGCGCGAGAGTCACGCGGCGCTGACCAGCGTGTCCATCACCTCGGTGGCGACCGACGGTCGTGCGTCGGCCAACACGCCAGACGACTACACGACCGTGTTGAGCGCGTTGATCGCCGGGGCCGGCGACGACTTCGAAGGCGTCGCTCCGGGCGCGGAACTGCTGACGATCAGTGTCCTGGACGAGAACTACACATCCACGAACGCGAGCATCGCCTCGGCGATCGACCGGGCCGTCCTTGGCGGTGCCCGGGTGTTGTGCCTGTCGCTGGGCTCCGCGAAGGAGTCGCAGGTCATCACGAACGCCATCACCGATGCGGTTGAGGCAGGGCTGATCGTGGTGGCCGCGGCCGGCAACCAGGGATCCGAGACACGGATCTATCCCGCGGCACTCGAGTCGGTGCTTGCCGTGGGTGCCGTGGGCATCGACGGCGAACCCACCCAGTGGACCAGCCATGGCGACTGGGTCGACATCATGGCGCCAGGAGACGTGCTGGTTCCCTCCGGCGCCGATGGCTATGCACAGATGCAGGGAACGTCGTGGGCCTGCGCGATCGTCAGCGGCGTCGTGGCGCTGCTGCTGCAAGTCGATCCGACGCTGAAGCCGGCTGCCATCCGGAAGCTGCTCACCGATACGGCCCACGCGACGCGCAGCGACAAGGCTGGCGCGCGGGTGGTCGACGCGTACCGGGCGGTGCGCGGCGCACTGCAGCCAGCCAGTCAGGCTGACCGGCCCGCTGTCAGGAAGCCCGCGGCCGGGTCCGGTGGCGTCCGCAAAGTGACCCGGCGCCGGGTCGCGGCATTGCGGTAG
- a CDS encoding M28 family peptidase: protein MPTRSLVPIVLALALTPLLAQESSPRQSSRERMGADLEFLTSPPVDGRASLTQGADAAAWFLATELRKAGLAPADGATYLQRFDLVAVRLDRDRSSVVVRQAGDQQRFAPVAVFFPDPTREIDLALDVVFAGYGVTAPEFGYDDYAGMDVRGKAVLVFDHEPQEGDPAAAFHGTGLTLHAGVWTKTWNAQQHGAAALLVVTEPVNAHRSSPRPADRANAPPQALATSELRIPRVIVPADVATTLLKGTGHTPADWQRRIDTAMRPASQSLDGVTVALLAVNETSRVQASWNVAGLLPGSDPSLRDETILVTSHYDHLGSQGGKTYPGANDNGSGTVAMVEVARLLARTRPARSVLFVSFGSEEQLMLGSYHYVAHPLRPLATTRAVINLDMIGRNEEHTPESLGAYEITAGRSDQLNLVGAAYSPELAALLRHESTGAGLALSDKFDHDSSMRTLFRCDHLPFLQKGIPAVWLFGGFHPGYHEPVDTIDRLDFDKMARVVRLTVDAVRALASTATPPRFRYPAGGGNEGVPE, encoded by the coding sequence GTGCCGACTCGATCCCTCGTGCCGATTGTCCTCGCGCTGGCGCTGACGCCCTTGCTGGCACAGGAGTCGTCGCCGCGTCAGTCCAGCCGCGAGCGGATGGGCGCGGACCTGGAGTTCCTCACGTCGCCACCCGTGGACGGTCGGGCCTCGCTTACGCAAGGCGCCGACGCCGCCGCCTGGTTCCTGGCCACGGAGTTGCGCAAGGCGGGCCTGGCGCCAGCCGACGGGGCAACGTACCTGCAGCGGTTCGACCTCGTTGCGGTTCGTCTCGATCGTGATCGCTCATCGGTCGTCGTGCGACAGGCGGGCGACCAACAGCGCTTTGCCCCCGTTGCCGTGTTCTTCCCGGACCCGACGCGCGAGATCGACCTCGCCCTCGACGTGGTGTTCGCGGGCTACGGCGTCACCGCACCGGAGTTCGGCTACGACGACTACGCGGGCATGGACGTCCGCGGCAAGGCAGTGCTCGTCTTCGATCACGAGCCGCAGGAAGGCGATCCCGCCGCGGCGTTCCACGGCACTGGCCTGACGCTGCACGCCGGCGTCTGGACCAAGACGTGGAACGCGCAGCAGCACGGTGCCGCCGCGCTGCTGGTGGTGACCGAGCCGGTCAATGCACATCGATCGTCGCCAAGGCCCGCCGACCGCGCCAACGCACCGCCGCAGGCGCTGGCGACAAGCGAGCTCCGCATTCCGCGCGTGATCGTGCCAGCCGACGTCGCCACCACCCTGCTGAAGGGCACCGGCCACACACCCGCTGACTGGCAGCGGCGCATCGACACGGCGATGCGGCCGGCATCCCAATCGCTCGATGGCGTAACGGTGGCTCTCCTGGCCGTCAACGAGACCTCGCGGGTGCAGGCGTCATGGAATGTCGCCGGGCTCCTGCCTGGCAGCGATCCGAGCCTGCGTGACGAGACCATTCTCGTCACCTCGCACTACGACCATCTCGGGTCGCAAGGGGGCAAGACGTACCCGGGCGCGAATGACAACGGATCCGGGACCGTCGCGATGGTCGAAGTGGCCCGCCTGCTTGCCCGCACTCGTCCGGCGCGCAGCGTGCTCTTCGTGTCCTTCGGCTCGGAAGAACAATTGATGCTCGGGTCGTATCACTACGTCGCGCACCCGCTCCGTCCGCTGGCCACGACCCGCGCTGTGATCAACCTGGACATGATCGGTCGCAACGAGGAGCACACGCCGGAGAGCCTCGGCGCCTACGAGATCACGGCCGGCCGATCCGATCAGCTGAACCTCGTCGGCGCGGCCTACAGCCCCGAGCTCGCCGCGCTGCTGCGCCACGAGTCGACCGGTGCGGGACTGGCGCTGAGCGACAAGTTCGACCACGACTCGTCGATGCGCACGCTGTTCCGCTGCGATCACCTGCCCTTCCTGCAGAAGGGCATTCCCGCGGTGTGGCTCTTCGGCGGCTTCCATCCGGGGTATCACGAGCCGGTGGACACCATCGATCGACTGGATTTCGACAAGATGGCACGTGTCGTCCGCCTGACGGTGGACGCGGTCCGTGCGCTCGCTTCGACTGCTACGCCGCCGCGTTTCCGCTATCCGGCTGGGGGCGGGAATGAGGGCGTTCCCGAGTGA
- a CDS encoding RNA polymerase sigma factor has product MSHGNAHLDYDTLRRDVVRAVARLCPGWLSQRREDLVQIAVMRVMRITEKRSSSDEVNEPLSTSYLYRVAYSVLVDEIRRLRRHPETDLEDDAVAPLAVSKENPERTAASKEIGRGIQDCLSQMKRERRLAATLHLQGHTVPEAARILDWAVKQTENLVYRGLADLRKCLLAKGIRP; this is encoded by the coding sequence GTGTCCCACGGAAACGCCCACCTCGACTACGACACGCTGCGCCGGGACGTGGTCCGTGCCGTCGCGCGTCTGTGTCCGGGGTGGTTGTCGCAGCGCCGCGAGGACCTCGTGCAAATCGCTGTGATGCGTGTCATGCGCATCACCGAGAAGCGGTCCTCGTCCGATGAGGTGAACGAGCCCCTGTCGACGTCTTACCTGTATAGGGTCGCGTACAGCGTCCTGGTCGACGAGATCCGGCGGCTGCGACGTCACCCCGAGACGGATCTCGAGGACGATGCGGTCGCGCCACTGGCGGTGTCGAAGGAGAATCCCGAGCGCACGGCGGCATCGAAGGAGATCGGCCGCGGCATCCAGGACTGCCTGTCGCAGATGAAGCGCGAACGGCGACTCGCCGCCACGCTCCACCTCCAGGGACACACGGTGCCGGAGGCGGCCAGGATCCTCGACTGGGCTGTCAAGCAGACGGAGAACCTCGTCTACCGCGGCCTGGCAGACCTTCGAAAATGCCTTCTCGCCAAGGGGATACGACCGTGA